Proteins from one Ciona intestinalis unplaced genomic scaffold, KH HT000075.2, whole genome shotgun sequence genomic window:
- the LOC100183321 gene encoding uncharacterized protein LOC100183321 — MLISRMKDDAYWKVFANFVTKNGPHETENSTVEAKPENSKGDEKSNLKLKVSRGEFQNGQPENISPYEAYDNVFPTIITINEPKTGENAQDLAKIRHNKHDEQFYESSIKLPSKSLDNNTDTHTDEAPISPTSDSSLSLKDWMKEQEDQNKHPDFEDYHDDFFYNHQFIPTLYSIVEEEEFESYCDVTDSDADDSMTSQHNKIKLRSQSCEQLSVHSFSSMKRSSTYDNLSSFEENERAMLEEDENESRPPMKGENTPHISPTHIIEFPCCSGNHFYSALGPIGETYKSASSRSSVADSAYSSREKINTMHSSIPDITIHSIEDCNDEDLYIPRSYAEKKKKRRWASFNVNDHKQNKTKVPISRESFRKRLSRKFSNKSPHNSPKKVAKVSPTKNRRKSSFRKTLSRVLRSFRFRHNHPEKHPPRDRAWSLPTGNEVASSIDSDESVIENAHAII, encoded by the exons ATGCTAATATCCAGAATGAAAGACGACGCGTATTGGAAAGTTTTTGCCAACTTTGTTACGAAGAATGGACCACACGAAACAGAAAATAGTACTGTAGAAGCTAAACCAGAAAACAGCAAAGGGGACGAAAAAAGTAACTTAAAACTGAAAGTGTCACGCGGAGAATTTCAAAATGGTCAGCCTGAAAATATTTCTCCTTACGAAGCTTATGATAACGTTTTTCCAACTATAATTACAATAAATGAGCCGAAAACTGGCGAAAACGCACAAGACTTGGCAAAAATAAG ACACAACAAGCATGATGAACAATTTTATGAATCATCAATCAAATTACCTTCAAAATCACTGGATAACAATACTGATACTCATACGGATGAAGCACCAATTAGCCCAA CATCAGACTCATCTTTATCACTTAAAGATTGGATGAAAGAACAAGAAGATCAAAATAAACATCCGGACTTTGAAGATTACCATGATGA ttttttctACAATCACCAATTTATCCCAACTTTATATTCAATTGTTGAAGAAGAAGAATTCGAAtcgtattgtgatgtcacagataGCGATGCAGATGatagtatgacatcacaacacaataaaatcaagttaag AAGCCAAAGTTGTGAACAACTATCTGTGCATTCATTTTCTTCAATGAAGCGCTCAAGTACTTATGATAATCTGAGtagttttgaagaaaatgaaagaGCCATGTTAGAAGAG GATGAGAACGAAAGTCGCCCACCCATGAAGGGTGAAAACACGCCCCATATTTCGCCCACCCATATCATAGAGTTCCCGTGTTGTTCCGGTAACCATTTTTATTCAGCGCTTGGACCAATCGGCGAAACATACAAAAG TGCTTCTAGTCGGTCCAGTGTTGCCGATTCAGCTTATTCGTCGAGAGAAAAGATCAACACAATGCACAGCAGTATACCCGATATAACTATACATAG TATTGAAGATTGTAATGATGAAGACTTATACATACCAAGAAGTTATGCtgagaaaaagaagaaaagaagATGGGCTTCATTTAATGTTAATGATCATAAACag AACAAAACTAAGGTTCCAATTTCTCGCGAAAGTTTTCGGAAACGTTTATCTCGTAAGTTTAGTAACAAATCTCCTCACAACAGTCCTAAGAAAGTTGCTAAG GTTTCTCCAACGAAAAACCGTCGAAAATCAAGTTTCCGAAAAACGCTATCTCGCGTTTTACGTAGTTTCCGGTTTCGTCACAATCACCCAGAAAAGCACCCACCACGTGACCGGGCGTGGTCCCTCCCGACAGGAAATGAAGTAGCGTCATCAATTGATAGCGATGAAAGCGTCATAGAAAATGCACACGCGATAATTTAA
- the LOC100182815 gene encoding thymidylate synthase-like: MRFDLRTSFPLLTTKRVFWRGVAEELLWFIRGSTNAKELADKNVHIWDANGSRKFLDNIGLTEREEFDLGPVYGFQWRHYGAEYKDMHSDYTNQGVDQLKKVIDTIRTNPNDRRIIMCAWNPVDLPKMALPPCHAFAQFYVCNGELSCQLYQRSADMGLGVPFNIASYSLLTCMIAHVTGLKPGDFVHTLGDAHVYLNHIEPLKEQLKREPRPFPTLKFKRDVNSIDEITMEDLVLEGYKPHKKIQMEMAL; the protein is encoded by the exons ATGAGATTTGATTTAAGAACGTCTTTCCCTTTATTGACCACAAAGCGTGTTTTCTGGAGAGGCGTGGCAGAAGAATTGCTATGGTTTATAAGGGGGAGCACTAATGCTAAGGAACTCGCTGATAAAa ATGTCCATATATGGGATGCAAATGGCTCCCGAAAGTTCTTAGACAACATTGGCTTAACAGAGAGAGAGGAATTCGATCTGGGACCAGTATATGGCTTTCAATGGAGACATTATGGAGCTGAATATAAAGACATGCATAGTGATTATACTAACCAG GGTGTGGACCaacttaaaaaagttattGACACAATAAGAACGAATCCAAACGACCGGCGAATAATTATGTGTGCTTGGAATCCTGTAGATTTGCCAAAAATGGCTCTACCACCTTGCCATGCGTTTGCACAG ttctaCGTTTGCAATGGTGAGTTATCATGCCAATTATACCAAAGATCGGCTGATATGGGACTTGGTGTACCTTTCAACATTGCTAGTTATTCACTACTGACATGCATGATAGCCCATGTAACTG GATTGAAACCAGGCGACTTTGTCCACACACTAGGTGATGCTCATGTGTACCTCAATCATATTGAGCCGTTAAAAGAACAATTAAAGCGTGAACCAAGGCCCTTTCCAACGCTAAAGTTTAAAAGAGATGTCAACTCAATAGATGAAATCACAATGGAGGATTTAGTTTTAGAAGGCTATAAACCCCACAAGAAAATCCAAATGGAGATGGCTTTGTGA
- the LOC778896 gene encoding uncharacterized protein LOC778896, which produces MEENSALVPLEQQHDIGKNAKASNGKMLLWNDPRLIANQRISNAQPVPISSASLVYYQRPNIVEKSQTSFMKCPEKLQPNNVQDVTPVSSDNEVRPLKNYCDICNVGFSTTQSLWRHRRRKHWKEHKAGMFYTKQKNLVCLLCDDFKCSVQAELIDHYNSAHGKNLDVKCEAFEKEDKFIEWKADLEKRTSSLFIIKTARKGTHLQNEVKYYSCNRSGYFKRSGNNLRSLKKKGSCKVSGHCSAYITMKRNKHTGYVTVDYCGEHVGHDLDPKYLKLSPDIRNYVASALSSGVNIDKLLENLKEEFSMVGRDALISRRDILNIRSKFITESVARGSMYEQIEQQPEEIGEGVREDCTADSSKTVDVKNETLQRAQDIIDLIQTTKDPTSLQSMLSCLNYVRDIGHGIQNEIEISENT; this is translated from the coding sequence ATGGAGGAAAATTCTGCATTAGTGCCTCTAGAACAACAGCATGATATAGGAAAAAATGCCAAAGCTAGTAATGGGAAAATGTTACTATGGAATGACCCACGTTTAATCGCAAACCAACGAATATCAAATGCTCAACCAGTGCCCATATCTTCTGCTAGCTTAGTGTATTACCAACGGCCTAATATAGTGGAAAAATCGCAAACAAGTTTCATGAAATGTCCAGAGAAATTACAGCCTAATAATGTGCAAGACGTTACACCAGTAAGCAGTGATAACGAGGTGCGACCGCTTAAAAATTACTGCGATATATGTAATGTTGGGTTTAGTACAACTCAATCACTGTGGAGACATAGGAGAAGAAAGCACTGGAAAGAGCATAAAGCTGGTATGTTTTACACCAAGCAAAAAAACCTTGTGTGTCTGTTATGTGATGATTTTAAGTGCTCTGTGCAAGCTGAACTAATCGACCATTATAATTCGGCTCATGGTAAAAATTTGGATGTAAAATGTGAGGCCTTTGAAAAGGAAGATAAATTTATTGAATGGAAAGCGGACCTGGAAAAAAGAAcgagttctttgtttattataaagacAGCGCGAAAAGGGACCCATTTACAAAATGAAGTAAAATATTACTCGTGTAACCGATCCGGGTATTTTAAAAGGAGTGGGAATAATCTAAGGAGTTTGAAAAAGAAAGGGTCGTGCAAAGTTTCTGGACACTGTAGCGCGTATATTACTATGAAGAGAAATAAACATACTGGTTATGTCACTGTAGATTACTGTGGGGAACATGTAGGTCACGATTTGGACCccaaatatttgaaattatcTCCGGATATTCGGAATTATGTAGCAAGCGCGCTTTCAAGCGGGGTTAACATTGATAAACTTTTGGAGAATTTAAAAGAAGAATTTTCGATGGTGGGAAGAGACGCTCTGATTTCAAGACGAGATATTTTGAACATTAGAAGCAAATTTATCACTGAATCTGTCGCGAGAGGGAGTATGTATGAGCAAATTGAACAGCAGCCTGAAGAAATTGGGGAGGGTGTGCGGGAAGATTGCACAGCGGATAGCAGCAAAACTGTTgatgttaaaaatgaaactttgcAAAGGGCTCAGGATATTATAGATTTGATTCAGACTACGAAAGACCCAACTTCTTTGCAGTCTATGTTGAGCTGTCTAAACTATGTAAGAGACATTGGGCATGGGATACAAAATGAAATTGAAATATCTGAGAATACATAG